A genomic window from Leptolyngbya sp. BL0902 includes:
- the pipX gene encoding transcriptional coactivator PipX, with the protein MSTETYLNHPNFGLLFRVCMVEDGQELFATLYAQRLFFLVTNAGTEGIVFQPLGRSNARQMLENRMRLLRRAGQQADYDKLQHTYKQTFQ; encoded by the coding sequence ATGAGCACAGAAACCTATCTCAATCACCCTAACTTCGGCCTGCTCTTCAGGGTCTGCATGGTCGAGGACGGGCAGGAGTTGTTTGCCACCCTCTATGCCCAACGCTTGTTTTTTCTGGTCACAAACGCAGGGACAGAGGGCATTGTCTTTCAGCCCCTAGGCCGGAGCAATGCCCGTCAAATGCTGGAAAACCGGATGCGGCTGTTGCGCCGAGCAGGTCAACAGGCCGACTACGACAAGCTTCAGCACACCTACAAGCAAACCTTTCAGTAA
- a CDS encoding RibD family protein, which translates to MIRPRTTLVLAMSLDGKIADAQRRAARFSSQADLDHLEARVAEADGVLFGGGTLRAYGTTLSVRSPPLIEARRQRGQTDQPIHIVWSPSGRLDPQYRFFQQPVPRGLITTVTGAKAWQEKAYFDHLWTIPDDLAHTWDWPDLLDRLSAQGIQSLALLGGGLLTSELLRHGLIDEVYLTLCPLLIGGAAAPTPVDGEGFLAELAPRLTLMGCQTVADEVFLHYGVQPLSSAVNLAPSLAPSVGQ; encoded by the coding sequence ATGATTCGGCCCCGCACCACCCTCGTTTTGGCCATGAGCCTGGATGGGAAAATCGCTGATGCCCAACGGCGGGCGGCGCGGTTTTCTTCCCAGGCGGATTTAGACCACCTAGAGGCCAGGGTGGCGGAGGCGGATGGTGTTTTGTTTGGGGGCGGCACCCTGCGGGCCTACGGCACCACCCTCAGCGTTCGCAGTCCTCCATTGATTGAAGCTCGTCGCCAGCGGGGCCAGACCGATCAGCCGATCCACATTGTTTGGTCGCCCTCGGGTCGTTTAGATCCGCAGTACCGTTTTTTTCAGCAGCCCGTTCCTCGGGGGTTGATCACCACCGTCACCGGGGCAAAGGCTTGGCAAGAAAAGGCCTATTTTGATCATCTGTGGACAATACCCGACGATCTAGCCCACACCTGGGACTGGCCCGATCTGCTGGATCGGTTGTCAGCCCAGGGGATTCAGTCCCTCGCCTTGCTGGGGGGTGGATTGCTCACCTCCGAACTGTTGCGCCACGGCCTGATCGATGAGGTCTACCTTACCCTCTGCCCTCTGCTCATTGGCGGTGCAGCGGCCCCCACTCCCGTCGATGGCGAGGGATTTCTCGCCGAACTTGCGCCACGCCTGACCCTCATGGGCTGCCAAACTGTGGCCGATGAAGTGTTTTTGCACTATGGTGTACAGCCTCTATCGTCAGCGGTAAACTTGGCTCCCAGCCTAGCCCCTTCCGTAGGACAATAA
- a CDS encoding GlsB/YeaQ/YmgE family stress response membrane protein, producing MDTLTRLLVQVLIAVICAVLANFLVPRRIPGKAVGLVIIGLTGVFLGEWVLNNILRQYNITFPWLTWSFMGVPILPSVVGSMVVLYLVSAFLSWGRYGNR from the coding sequence ATGGATACGCTCACCCGTTTGCTGGTTCAGGTGTTAATTGCGGTGATTTGCGCCGTTTTGGCCAATTTTCTGGTGCCTCGGCGCATTCCGGGCAAAGCGGTCGGACTGGTCATTATCGGCCTAACCGGGGTGTTTTTGGGGGAATGGGTGCTCAACAACATCCTCCGCCAGTACAACATCACTTTTCCCTGGCTCACTTGGTCCTTTATGGGAGTGCCGATTTTACCCTCCGTCGTGGGGTCAATGGTTGTGCTGTACCTCGTGTCCGCCTTTCTGAGCTGGGGGCGCTACGGCAATCGATAG
- the proC gene encoding pyrroline-5-carboxylate reductase translates to MASGNLGVIGGGVMGEALLSRLIDQGIFEASQIVVSDPQSARREFLEQTYGVSTTTDNAEVVAKAATILLAIKPQMLDAVAQDLDARGPQDAAPLGLSILAGIPLARLEAAFPGWAMVRAMPNTPATVGAGVTALATGIRTTADQFAWAKTIFASVGEVVEVPESSMDAVTALSGSGPGYVALMVEALADGGVAVGLPRATAMQLAIQTLKGTAELLQQSQMHPGVLKDRVTSPGGTTIAGIAQLESAGLRSALIEAVRAAHRRSVELGQ, encoded by the coding sequence ATGGCAAGCGGAAATTTAGGGGTAATTGGCGGCGGCGTGATGGGGGAAGCGCTCCTGTCGCGGTTGATTGACCAGGGCATCTTTGAGGCATCGCAGATTGTCGTCAGCGATCCTCAATCCGCCCGTCGCGAGTTTTTAGAGCAGACCTACGGGGTTAGCACCACAACGGATAACGCCGAAGTCGTGGCCAAGGCGGCAACGATTTTGCTGGCTATCAAGCCCCAAATGCTAGACGCCGTGGCCCAAGACCTTGATGCCCGTGGCCCCCAGGATGCTGCACCACTGGGGCTGTCGATTTTGGCGGGGATTCCCCTCGCTCGTTTAGAGGCCGCCTTTCCCGGTTGGGCCATGGTGCGGGCCATGCCCAATACTCCGGCCACCGTGGGCGCAGGCGTCACTGCCCTGGCCACCGGAATCCGTACCACCGCCGATCAATTTGCCTGGGCCAAGACGATTTTTGCCAGCGTAGGCGAGGTGGTGGAAGTGCCCGAATCCTCCATGGATGCCGTGACGGCCCTCTCTGGATCGGGGCCGGGGTATGTGGCGCTAATGGTAGAAGCCTTGGCCGATGGGGGCGTTGCGGTTGGGTTGCCACGGGCCACCGCCATGCAGTTGGCCATCCAAACCCTGAAGGGCACCGCCGAACTCCTGCAACAAAGCCAGATGCACCCCGGCGTGCTGAAGGATCGCGTCACCAGTCCGGGCGGGACAACGATTGCCGGAATTGCCCAACTAGAGTCAGCGGGGCTACGATCTGCCCTGATTGAGGCAGTGCGGGCAGCCCATCGACGTTCGGTAGAACTGGGGCAGTAG
- a CDS encoding sensor domain-containing diguanylate cyclase: MARLECIRGGGVTAEVDKQRHGGDTADLQGSTETLPSVLLGCLQTPVWLYGLSSLDLLWANAAALDWMGLASVEGAAAWMQGAGAGWHNLLIGYRQAMEAGQSIEGLRPIVSSAQGKPLCCLGSTVVLANGQTGLLLEGQGSAEEDSHQQAILSAIPDLLMRMTREGQCLYLGQGSDVVLWRDLDPRQRASIYDLLPYPLAKKRLHYTQQALATQTRQIYRQDIEVAGQLCHEEVRVIPMNDGEVLVIVRDITAIAEAERKLEEQTNLFRQQAQRDRVLAEVTQHISQSLDLQEVLNTAVTELRAMMQASRVMVYRFDGSEGGGRVIAEAVSQPTYSLRQVQVEDRCFAVSSPAVQAYRQGRIHRVADVQSSGLSPCYRAMLTQLGVRANLGLPILQGATLWGLLVCHQCDAPRSWSDLEVETLSQLANQLAIAIQKSELYEQVQQVNQELQHLATHDKLTGLANRRYFDDYLDQVWQRLTHERTPLSLVLLDIDHFKRYNDTHGHLAGDDCIEQVAMAIRRSIQRPANLAARYGGEEFAIILPNTDLAGAVRAAERVRQTIAQAHLPHGGIPNQPYVTVSLGIATTQPTALQSPHTLIDQADQALYQAKQQGRNRYIIAPGSAETALATHNGGHLSIAVAPPAQKGGHEVQHNH; encoded by the coding sequence ATGGCCAGACTGGAGTGTATTCGTGGAGGCGGAGTGACAGCAGAGGTGGATAAACAGCGCCATGGTGGTGACACCGCTGATCTCCAGGGCAGTACGGAGACCTTGCCGTCTGTACTGCTAGGGTGCCTCCAAACTCCCGTGTGGTTGTATGGGCTAAGTTCCCTAGACCTGTTGTGGGCCAATGCAGCTGCGCTCGACTGGATGGGCCTCGCCTCGGTGGAGGGGGCGGCGGCTTGGATGCAGGGGGCCGGGGCGGGGTGGCACAATCTCCTGATCGGCTATCGTCAGGCGATGGAAGCGGGGCAATCAATAGAGGGATTGCGCCCCATAGTGTCTTCGGCGCAGGGCAAACCGCTGTGCTGCCTGGGCTCAACGGTGGTGTTGGCCAATGGGCAAACCGGATTGTTGCTAGAAGGCCAAGGATCAGCGGAAGAGGATAGCCATCAGCAGGCTATCCTCAGCGCCATCCCAGACTTGCTAATGCGGATGACGCGAGAGGGGCAGTGCCTATATCTAGGGCAGGGGAGTGACGTGGTGCTGTGGCGGGATCTGGATCCTCGCCAGCGGGCTTCGATTTATGACTTGCTGCCCTATCCCCTAGCCAAAAAGCGGCTGCACTATACCCAGCAAGCCCTAGCGACCCAAACGCGCCAGATCTATCGCCAGGATATTGAGGTGGCGGGCCAACTCTGCCATGAGGAGGTGCGCGTCATCCCCATGAACGACGGCGAGGTACTTGTCATCGTGCGAGACATCACCGCCATTGCCGAAGCCGAGCGCAAGCTGGAGGAACAGACTAACCTCTTTCGGCAGCAGGCCCAGCGGGATCGGGTGTTGGCCGAAGTGACCCAGCACATTTCCCAATCCCTCGATCTCCAAGAGGTCTTGAATACGGCGGTGACGGAACTGCGGGCCATGATGCAGGCTAGCCGAGTGATGGTCTACCGCTTTGATGGATCCGAGGGCGGTGGCCGAGTAATCGCCGAGGCCGTGAGTCAGCCGACCTATTCCCTGCGCCAGGTACAGGTGGAGGATCGATGTTTTGCGGTGAGTAGCCCCGCCGTTCAAGCCTACCGCCAGGGGCGCATCCACCGCGTTGCCGATGTTCAGTCCTCTGGGCTGTCGCCCTGCTATAGGGCGATGTTGACCCAGCTAGGGGTGCGGGCTAACCTCGGATTGCCCATCCTGCAAGGAGCAACTTTGTGGGGGCTGCTGGTGTGTCATCAGTGTGATGCGCCCCGATCCTGGAGCGACCTAGAGGTGGAAACGCTCAGCCAGTTGGCGAATCAGCTCGCCATTGCCATCCAAAAGTCGGAACTCTATGAACAGGTGCAGCAGGTCAACCAAGAACTTCAACACCTGGCCACCCATGACAAACTCACCGGGCTAGCCAATCGCCGCTATTTTGACGATTACCTAGACCAAGTGTGGCAGCGCCTGACCCATGAGCGCACTCCCCTGAGTTTGGTGCTCCTCGATATCGACCATTTCAAACGCTATAACGACACCCACGGACACCTGGCGGGAGATGACTGTATTGAACAGGTGGCGATGGCGATTCGGCGATCTATCCAACGCCCCGCTAACCTGGCCGCTCGCTACGGGGGAGAAGAGTTTGCCATCATTCTGCCCAACACCGATCTGGCGGGGGCAGTTCGCGCAGCAGAGCGAGTGCGCCAGACCATTGCCCAGGCGCATCTGCCCCACGGCGGCATCCCCAATCAGCCCTATGTCACTGTGAGCCTAGGGATTGCCACAACCCAACCCACCGCGCTTCAGTCTCCCCATACTCTCATTGACCAGGCCGATCAAGCCCTCTACCAAGCCAAGCAGCAGGGCCGCAATCGCTATATCATTGCCCCAGGGTCGGCGGAAACGGCGTTGGCCACCCACAACGGGGGCCACCTATCGATTGCCGTAGCGCCCCCAGCTCAGAAAGGCGGACACGAGGTACAGCACAACCATTGA
- a CDS encoding cell division protein SepF — protein sequence MSNVFAKLRDFVGLNDPADYEYEYEEMDGEEYQNLYQEENPQPPVQPMPEEPRRSSRRLRERAMTSDTGMTPMASNVIGMPGAMNGTSEVVVMEPRSFEEMPMAIQALRERKSVVLNLTIMDPDQAQRAVDFVAGGTYAIDGHQERIGESIFLFTPNCVQVSTPTEYEEETFVGQPQSMPMAGQMPPAPAWGTEQIARMA from the coding sequence GTGAGCAATGTCTTCGCTAAACTGCGGGATTTCGTTGGCCTCAACGACCCGGCAGATTATGAGTACGAATACGAAGAAATGGATGGTGAGGAGTACCAAAACCTGTATCAGGAAGAGAATCCTCAGCCCCCGGTTCAGCCCATGCCCGAAGAACCTCGTCGCAGCAGCCGTCGTCTGCGCGAGCGTGCAATGACCTCTGATACAGGAATGACCCCCATGGCCAGCAATGTAATTGGTATGCCCGGTGCGATGAACGGCACCTCTGAAGTGGTGGTAATGGAACCTCGCTCCTTCGAGGAAATGCCCATGGCCATCCAAGCCCTGCGCGAGCGCAAGTCCGTGGTGCTCAACCTCACCATCATGGATCCCGATCAGGCTCAACGCGCTGTGGACTTTGTGGCGGGCGGCACCTACGCCATCGACGGGCACCAAGAACGCATTGGCGAAAGCATTTTCCTGTTCACCCCCAACTGCGTGCAGGTGAGCACCCCCACCGAGTACGAAGAAGAAACCTTCGTGGGTCAGCCCCAATCCATGCCCATGGCTGGCCAAATGCCCCCCGCCCCCGCCTGGGGCACCGAGCAGATCGCTCGTATGGCCTAG
- a CDS encoding energy-coupling factor transporter transmembrane component T family protein — MDLLRSLPIGLYLEQPVTWLHRLDPRVKMVWLMSILVTPILANAQWRFALVGLLLVLTLSARIPYRVWRQQLGWLALLSLAVMLLTFVMPDGLEVSQPDRTPPPEVLNPAPSAPPSGTESGNPTQAEAESQVEAQSGDQPSPTESAPALPQPTAYRYVVFQWGPITVTRRSMDLGIRVGTLLFTLIYGTNLYLLTTAPEEITLALEALMKPLRWFRLPVTEIALTVTLSLRFIPLVLEEVQNLVRSVQTRAINWQKLGVRGSAQVWLAVVERLLENLLLRAEQIAAAMEVRGFTSPDQHQVRWYQLILRRWDWFALGLLVVLWWLRLSWGQSTV; from the coding sequence ATGGATCTCCTGCGTTCTCTGCCCATCGGTCTTTATTTAGAACAGCCCGTCACCTGGCTGCATCGGTTGGATCCGAGGGTCAAGATGGTTTGGCTGATGAGCATTTTGGTAACGCCCATTTTGGCTAATGCCCAGTGGCGCTTTGCTTTGGTGGGGTTACTGCTGGTGTTAACCCTTTCCGCCCGCATTCCCTATCGCGTGTGGCGGCAACAGTTGGGCTGGCTGGCGCTGTTGAGTTTGGCCGTCATGCTGCTCACCTTTGTCATGCCCGACGGCCTTGAGGTGAGCCAACCCGACCGCACTCCGCCCCCGGAAGTCCTCAACCCGGCACCATCGGCACCGCCATCGGGGACAGAATCGGGCAATCCCACGCAGGCAGAAGCAGAATCCCAGGTGGAGGCTCAGTCTGGGGATCAGCCTAGCCCCACAGAATCCGCCCCAGCTTTGCCCCAGCCCACCGCCTATCGCTACGTGGTGTTTCAATGGGGGCCGATCACCGTTACCCGCCGCTCAATGGATTTGGGCATTCGGGTCGGCACTCTATTATTTACGCTGATCTACGGCACCAACCTTTACCTGCTCACCACCGCCCCCGAAGAAATCACCCTGGCCCTAGAAGCCCTGATGAAGCCCCTGCGCTGGTTCCGGCTCCCGGTCACAGAAATTGCCCTAACGGTAACGCTCTCCCTGCGGTTCATTCCGCTGGTATTAGAAGAAGTGCAAAACCTGGTGCGCTCGGTGCAAACGCGAGCCATCAACTGGCAAAAGCTGGGGGTACGCGGCTCGGCCCAGGTGTGGCTGGCCGTGGTAGAACGCCTGCTGGAAAACCTGCTGCTGCGGGCCGAACAAATCGCCGCTGCCATGGAAGTCCGTGGCTTTACCAGCCCCGACCAACACCAAGTCCGCTGGTATCAGCTCATCCTCCGCCGCTGGGATTGGTTCGCCCTCGGTCTGCTCGTTGTCCTCTGGTGGCTCCGCCTATCCTGGGGACAAAGCACCGTCTAA
- a CDS encoding pyridoxal-phosphate-dependent aminotransferase family protein: MVTTPAVASPTVRDTHRTSLNPLVVPERLLLGPGPSNAHPQVIAAMNHQPLGHLDPDYLAMMDEVQELLRYTWQTDNDLTYAIAGTGSAAMEATLANAIEPGDRVLVAVKGYFGHRLVNMAQRYGAEVVTIQKPWGEAFTLEEITAALQTHQPDLMAIVHAETSTGVRQPLEGVGEACRAQGCLLVVDTVTSMGGVPIFLDEWQVDLAYSCSQKGLSCAPGISPFTMGPRAVEKLERRAKPVANWYLDAALLRQYWGSSRVYHHTAPINLTYALREALRLLAEEGLEARWQRHQATAEYLWAGLAELGLSCHVPQEFRLPTLTTVRVPDGVDAKAVGRQLLTDHHIEIGGGLGELAGRVWRIGLMGHNSDPRLVDTLLHALKQVLT, from the coding sequence ATGGTCACGACCCCCGCTGTTGCGTCTCCCACCGTCCGCGATACCCATCGGACGTCCCTCAATCCCCTAGTGGTGCCAGAACGGCTGTTGTTGGGGCCGGGGCCATCCAACGCCCACCCCCAGGTGATTGCGGCCATGAACCACCAGCCCCTTGGCCACTTGGATCCCGACTATCTGGCGATGATGGATGAGGTGCAAGAGCTGCTGCGCTACACCTGGCAAACCGATAACGATCTCACCTATGCCATTGCGGGCACCGGGTCGGCGGCGATGGAAGCCACCCTAGCCAACGCCATTGAACCCGGAGATCGCGTCTTGGTGGCGGTGAAGGGATACTTTGGCCATCGGTTGGTCAACATGGCCCAGCGCTACGGGGCCGAGGTCGTCACCATCCAAAAGCCCTGGGGCGAAGCCTTCACCCTAGAGGAAATCACCGCCGCCCTCCAGACCCACCAGCCGGATTTGATGGCCATCGTCCACGCTGAGACCTCCACTGGGGTGCGACAACCCTTGGAGGGGGTGGGTGAAGCCTGCCGTGCCCAGGGTTGCCTGCTGGTGGTGGATACCGTGACCAGTATGGGCGGCGTGCCGATTTTCCTGGATGAATGGCAGGTGGATTTGGCCTATAGCTGTAGCCAAAAGGGGTTGAGCTGCGCTCCTGGTATTTCCCCTTTCACCATGGGGCCACGGGCGGTAGAAAAGCTGGAACGTCGCGCCAAGCCCGTGGCCAACTGGTACTTGGATGCGGCCCTGCTGCGGCAGTATTGGGGCAGCAGCCGGGTGTACCATCACACCGCCCCCATCAACCTCACCTACGCCCTACGGGAGGCCCTGCGATTGCTGGCGGAGGAAGGGCTAGAGGCCCGCTGGCAGCGCCACCAAGCCACCGCAGAATACCTCTGGGCGGGGCTGGCGGAGTTGGGTCTGTCTTGCCATGTGCCCCAGGAGTTCCGCTTGCCCACCCTCACCACCGTGCGCGTGCCCGATGGCGTGGATGCTAAGGCCGTAGGACGGCAACTGTTGACCGATCACCACATTGAAATCGGCGGCGGCTTGGGCGAACTGGCGGGTCGGGTATGGCGCATTGGCCTAATGGGCCACAATAGCGATCCGCGCCTTGTGGATACCTTGCTGCATGCCCTGAAGCAGGTCTTGACCTAG
- a CDS encoding YggS family pyridoxal phosphate-dependent enzyme has product MIATASDQQITERIRDLQASLPPTVTLVAVTKLLPVEVIRIAYNAGVRHFGESRVQEAIAKQADLQDYPDITWHLIGHLQTNKARKAVEHFQWIHSIDSLKLAERLNQVAAELGKCPHGCLQVKMVPDPPKTGFDLAELDTALPALNQLTHLNICGLMAIPPQASSPDDIQRIFEGAKQLADRINQSNFAHLKIHQLSLGMSGDYPLAIAAGSTMIRLGTTLFGPRPSLAP; this is encoded by the coding sequence ATGATAGCAACGGCCTCCGATCAGCAGATCACCGAGCGGATTCGGGACTTGCAAGCCAGTTTGCCTCCTACGGTCACGTTGGTTGCCGTAACCAAGCTCTTGCCTGTGGAGGTGATCCGGATCGCCTACAATGCTGGGGTGCGCCACTTTGGCGAAAGTCGGGTGCAGGAAGCCATCGCCAAACAAGCAGATCTTCAGGACTATCCCGACATTACTTGGCACCTGATCGGCCATCTGCAAACCAACAAAGCCCGCAAGGCAGTGGAGCATTTTCAATGGATCCACTCCATCGACAGTCTGAAACTGGCAGAACGGCTCAACCAGGTGGCAGCGGAGCTGGGCAAATGCCCCCACGGCTGTCTTCAGGTGAAAATGGTGCCCGATCCACCGAAAACGGGGTTTGACCTGGCCGAACTGGATACGGCCCTGCCCGCCCTCAATCAGCTTACCCACCTCAATATTTGTGGGCTGATGGCCATCCCGCCCCAAGCTTCCAGCCCAGACGACATTCAGCGAATCTTTGAGGGAGCCAAGCAACTAGCGGATCGCATTAACCAATCCAACTTTGCCCACCTGAAGATTCATCAGCTTTCCCTCGGCATGTCTGGCGACTACCCCCTTGCCATTGCCGCTGGATCCACCATGATTCGATTGGGCACCACCCTCTTTGGGCCTCGGCCTAGCCTCGCGCCCTAG
- a CDS encoding cytochrome c biogenesis protein — protein MTSSEASPTGLWHGVRQYFKQDLLPLLADLRLAILLLLAIALFSISGTVLEQGQTLDFYQTNYPEDPALFGFLSWKVILTIGLDHVYRTWWFLALLIVFGASLTACTFTRQLPALGAAQGWKYYTQPRQFQKLALSTTLTDADLATLSSHLSKRRYRVFQEGTSLYGRKGIVGRIGPIIVHASMILILLGAILGAMTGFFAQEIVPSGDTFRIQNIFDAGPWARAQIPTDWAVRVNRFWIDYTPDGNIDQFYSDLSVVDAAGTELDRKTIHVNEPLRYRGVTLYQADWGIAAVQIQLNQSPVLQLPMKLLDTDGPRFWGTWVPTQPDLSAGVTLLARDLQGTALIYDNDGQLAATLRSGMATTVNGVTLRLVDVIGSTGLQIKADPGIPLVYAGFGLLMLGVMMSYVSHSQVWALAQDGILYVGGRTNRAQVAFERELLTLLETLPTPEAPLTLEALTLNPSPKAGEGL, from the coding sequence ATGACATCTTCTGAGGCTTCCCCCACGGGGTTGTGGCACGGGGTTCGGCAGTATTTCAAGCAGGATTTGCTGCCCCTGCTAGCGGATTTGCGGCTGGCGATTCTGTTGCTGCTGGCCATTGCCCTGTTCAGTATTTCGGGTACGGTGCTAGAGCAGGGCCAAACCCTAGACTTTTACCAAACCAACTACCCAGAGGATCCGGCCCTGTTCGGCTTCCTCAGTTGGAAGGTGATTTTGACCATCGGGCTAGACCATGTCTATCGCACTTGGTGGTTTTTGGCGCTGCTGATCGTCTTTGGGGCCAGCCTCACCGCCTGCACCTTTACTCGCCAACTGCCCGCCCTAGGGGCCGCCCAAGGTTGGAAATACTACACCCAGCCCCGCCAGTTCCAAAAGCTGGCCCTCAGCACCACCCTCACCGATGCGGATTTGGCCACGCTGTCCAGCCATCTCAGCAAACGCCGCTACCGAGTGTTCCAGGAGGGTACTTCCCTCTACGGACGCAAGGGCATCGTGGGGCGGATTGGGCCGATCATCGTCCACGCCAGCATGATTTTGATTTTGCTGGGGGCCATCTTAGGTGCCATGACCGGATTTTTTGCCCAGGAGATCGTGCCCAGCGGCGACACCTTTCGGATCCAAAACATTTTTGATGCGGGGCCATGGGCTAGGGCGCAAATTCCCACCGATTGGGCGGTTCGGGTCAACCGCTTTTGGATCGACTACACCCCCGACGGCAACATCGACCAGTTCTATTCCGACCTCTCGGTGGTGGATGCGGCGGGGACGGAACTAGACCGCAAAACCATCCACGTCAACGAACCCCTGCGCTACCGAGGCGTCACCCTTTACCAGGCCGATTGGGGCATTGCGGCGGTGCAAATTCAGCTCAACCAAAGCCCCGTCCTACAACTGCCGATGAAACTTTTAGACACCGACGGCCCCCGATTCTGGGGAACCTGGGTGCCCACCCAACCCGACCTCAGTGCTGGCGTTACGTTGTTAGCCCGCGACCTGCAAGGCACGGCGCTGATCTACGACAACGACGGCCAACTTGCCGCCACCCTGCGCTCCGGCATGGCCACCACAGTCAACGGCGTCACCCTGCGGCTGGTGGATGTGATCGGCAGCACCGGACTACAAATCAAAGCCGACCCCGGCATTCCCCTAGTCTATGCAGGCTTTGGGCTGTTGATGCTGGGCGTGATGATGAGCTACGTGTCCCACTCCCAGGTGTGGGCCTTGGCCCAGGATGGCATTCTGTACGTGGGAGGTCGCACCAACCGCGCCCAGGTCGCCTTCGAGCGCGAACTACTCACCCTGCTCGAAACCCTGCCCACCCCGGAAGCCCCGCTCACCCTGGAAGCCCTCACCCTAAATCCCTCTCCCAAGGCGGGAGAGGGACTTTGA
- a CDS encoding chorismate-binding protein, whose protein sequence is MTPTIPDPQPWHLRSLPLNQRTGTEIFQALYGSLLNEIPSLETVAVLLESPHPLPELAQPHQAHSRYSICAGPPRFWDGQPQLWTPDLGEILPTLAQRLQGGSSLTLVGDEADLAMQTLPFTGGWLGWLGYDLAWEIERLPSQNLDPLPFPVALWYEPDTFAVLDHTEQRLWLAATDPSDLDRLVDGVENLATQRSQDFQDSHSPQDAQDSQTFQTSQDSQNSQDANPSQRPDPQQSQASESPLTLGMTAEDYQAAVVKAKQHIQAGDVFQVNLSLRFSTQTTAPSWDLYRQLHRINPSPFACYWHTPWGDVISCSPERLIQVRGDQAQTRPIAGTRPRGSTPAEDTAYAETLLSNPKERAEHIMLVDLERNDLGRVCRWGTVRVDELLTVEYYSHVMHLVSNVVGQLLPDKTAVDLIRAAFPGGTITGCPKVRCMEIIEDLEPVRRSLFYGSCGYLDRRGYLDLNILIRTLLYGHGEGHGEGQGEAATVWGQVGAGIVADSQPDREWRESLQKAKAQLLALGITLTEDLA, encoded by the coding sequence TTGACCCCAACCATCCCCGATCCCCAACCCTGGCACCTGCGCTCTCTTCCCCTCAACCAGCGCACGGGCACCGAAATCTTCCAGGCTCTCTACGGTTCTCTATTAAATGAGATCCCCAGTTTGGAAACCGTAGCGGTGCTGCTGGAAAGTCCGCACCCATTACCAGAGTTGGCCCAACCCCACCAGGCCCATAGCCGCTATTCCATTTGTGCTGGCCCGCCCCGGTTTTGGGATGGCCAGCCCCAGCTATGGACGCCAGATTTGGGCGAGATTTTGCCAACCTTGGCCCAGCGGTTGCAGGGGGGATCGTCCTTAACCCTGGTGGGCGACGAAGCTGACCTAGCGATGCAAACCCTTCCGTTTACGGGCGGTTGGCTGGGCTGGTTGGGCTACGATCTGGCCTGGGAAATTGAGCGACTACCAAGCCAGAATCTTGATCCCCTCCCCTTTCCTGTGGCGTTGTGGTATGAACCTGACACGTTTGCCGTGCTGGATCACACGGAACAGCGCCTTTGGTTAGCCGCCACTGACCCCTCCGATCTCGACCGTCTGGTTGATGGCGTAGAGAATCTGGCAACTCAGCGATCCCAGGATTTCCAGGATTCCCACAGTCCCCAGGATGCTCAGGATTCCCAAACTTTCCAAACTTCTCAGGACTCGCAAAATTCCCAGGATGCCAACCCGTCCCAGCGCCCTGATCCCCAGCAATCCCAGGCTTCAGAGTCCCCCCTAACCTTGGGTATGACGGCTGAGGATTACCAAGCTGCTGTCGTCAAAGCCAAGCAGCACATCCAGGCGGGGGATGTCTTCCAGGTCAACCTCTCCCTGCGGTTTTCCACCCAAACCACCGCCCCAAGCTGGGATCTCTACCGCCAGCTCCACCGCATCAATCCCTCACCCTTTGCCTGCTACTGGCATACCCCCTGGGGCGATGTGATTAGCTGTTCCCCAGAGCGACTGATTCAGGTGCGTGGGGATCAGGCCCAGACGCGCCCCATTGCCGGAACCCGTCCGCGAGGCAGCACCCCCGCCGAAGACACCGCCTACGCCGAAACCCTGCTCAGCAACCCCAAGGAGCGAGCCGAACACATCATGCTGGTGGATTTGGAGCGCAACGATCTAGGCCGCGTTTGCCGTTGGGGCACGGTGCGGGTGGATGAGCTGCTGACAGTGGAGTACTACAGCCATGTGATGCACCTAGTCAGCAACGTGGTAGGGCAGTTGTTGCCCGATAAAACGGCGGTGGATTTGATTCGGGCCGCGTTTCCAGGAGGCACCATCACCGGATGCCCCAAGGTGCGCTGTATGGAAATCATCGAAGACCTAGAGCCCGTCCGCCGCAGCCTGTTCTATGGCTCCTGTGGCTATCTAGATCGACGGGGCTATCTGGATTTGAACATTCTCATTCGCACCCTGCTGTATGGTCACGGCGAGGGTCACGGCGAGGGCCAGGGGGAAGCCGCTACTGTATGGGGTCAAGTGGGTGCAGGCATTGTGGCCGACAGCCAGCCCGACCGAGAATGGCGCGAATCGCTGCAAAAGGCGAAGGCTCAGCTTCTGGCGCTGGGGATCACCCTGACGGAGGATTTGGCGTGA